Proteins found in one Oncorhynchus keta strain PuntledgeMale-10-30-2019 chromosome 2, Oket_V2, whole genome shotgun sequence genomic segment:
- the LOC118398353 gene encoding kelch-like protein 31 → MAPKKNKTAKKNKGDINEITIMVEDSPINNINGLNTLLEGGNGFNCISSEVTDPVYAPNLLEGLSTMRQDSFLCDLTVSTKSKSFDVHKVVMASCSEYIQNILKSDSALTKIDLNDLSPTGLATAITYAYSGKLTLSLYSIGSTIAAAMLLQINTLVKMCSDFLMQELSAENCMYVANIADTYNLKETKQATQKFMRENFIEFSEMEQFLKLTYEQINDFLSDDSLQLPSEITAFQIAMKWLDFNEKRLKYAPDLLTNIRFGTISAMDLVNHVQSVPRMMQDPECHRLLVDAMNYHLLPYQQNILQSRRTKVRGGIRVMLTVGGRPALTEKSLSKEVLYRDDDDVWNRLTEMPAKSFNQCVAVLDCFLYVAGGEDQNDARNQAKHAVSNFCRYDPRFNTWIHLTNMIQKRTHFSLNTFNGLLFAIGGRNSDGCQASMECYVPSSNQWQMKAPMEIPRCCHASSVIDGKILVSGGYINNAYSRAVCSYDPSTDVWQDKNSLSSPRGWHSAATVGERAYVIGGSQLGGRGERVDVLAVECFNPHNGQWSYSAPLNTGVSTAGIVSMNNKIYLLGGWNEIEKKYKKCIQVYNPDLNEWTEDDELPEATVGISCCVVTIPTRKTRESRSSSVLSAPVSI, encoded by the exons ATGGCTCCCAAAAAGAACAAGACTGCAAAAAAAAACAAAGGGGATATCAATGAAATAACCATAATGGTCGAGGATAGCCCGATCAATAATATCAATGGGCTGAATACCTTGTTGGAGGGAGGAAACGGCTTCAACTGCATCTCAAGTGAAGTCACTGACCCTGTTTATGCTCCTAATCTCTTGGAGGGTCTTAGTACCATGAGGCAGGACAGTTTCCTCTGTGACCTGACCGTCTCCACCAAGTCAAAGTCTTTCGATGTCCACAAAGTTGTCATGGCCTCCTGCAGTGAGTACATTCAGAATATCTTAAAGAGCGATTCCGCCCTCACAAAGATCGACCTGAACGACCTTTCACCCACAGGCCTGGCCACAGCCATCACATACGCCTACTCAGGGAAACTAACCCTGTCGTTGTACAGCATTGGCAGCACCATCGCAGCAGCCATGTTGTTGCAGATCAACACCCTGGTGAAGATGTGCAGCGACTTCCTCATGCAGGAGCTCAGTGCGGAGAACTGCATGTACGTGGCCAACATCGCCGACACCTACAACCTCAAAGAAACAAAGCAGGCCACCCAGAAGTTCATGAGGGAGAACTTTATAGAGTTCTCTGAGATGGAGCAGTTCCTGAAGCTCACTTACGAGCAGATCAACGACTTCCTCAGTGATGATTCCCTGCAGTTGCCCTCTGAGATTACAGCCTTTCAGATAGCCATGAAGTGGTTGGACTTCAACGAGAAGAGGCTGAAATACGCCCCAGATCTTCTGACCAACATCCGCTTCGGGACCATCTCAGCCATGGACCTGGTCAACCATGTCCAGAGTGTGCCCAGAATGATGCAGGACCCAGAGTGCCATCGTCTTCTAGTGGACGCCATGAATTACCACCTGTTGCCCTACCAGCAGAACATTCTGCAGTCCCGCAGAACAAAGGTACGTGGTGGCATCCGGGTCATGCTGACAGTGGGTGGACGACCGGCCTTGACGGAGAAGTCTCTCAGCAAAGAGGTCCTATACAGGGATGATGACGATGTATGGAATAGGCTCACAGAGATGCCAGCCAAGAGCTTCAATCAGTGTGTGGCAGTCCTGGATTGCTTCCTTTATGTTGCTGGTGGTGAAGACCAGAATGATGCCAGGAACCAGGCTAAACATGCTGTCAGCAACTTCTGCAG GTATGATCCTCGATTCAACACCTGGATTCATTTGACCAACATGATCCAGAAGCGCACCCACTTCAGTCTCAACACTTTCAATGGCCTCTTGTTCGCTATTGGTGGTCGTAACTCTGATGGATGCCAGGCTTCAATGGAGTGCTACGTGCCCTCCTCCAACCAATGGCAGATGAAAGCCCCCATGGAAATCCCCCGGTGCTGCCACGCCAGCTCCGTCATTGATGGCAAAATCCTTGTTAGCGGTGGTTACATCAACAATGCGTACTCCAGGGCTGTGTGCAGCTATGATCCTTCCACTGATGTGTGGCAGGATAAGAACAGTTTGAGCTCCCCTAGAGGCTGGCATTCCGCTGCTACAGTCGGAGAACGGGCTTACGTGATTGGTGGCAGCCAGCTGGGTGGCCGTGGAGAGAGGGTGGATGTCTTAGCTGTTGAGTGTTTCAACCCTCACAATGGGCAGTGGAGCTACTCTGCCCCCCTGAACACAGGAGTGAGCACTGCTGGTATCGTCAGCATGAATAATAAGATTTATCTTCTTGGAGGCTGGAACGAGATTGAGAAGAAGTACAAGAAATGCATCCAGGTgtataaccctgacctcaatgAATGGACTGAGGATGATGAGTTGCCAGAGGCTACAGTTGGCATCTCATGCTGTGTCGTTACCATACCCACACGCAAAACACGAGAGTCCAGGTCCAGCTCAGTTTTATCTGCGCCAGTCAGCATATAG